A part of Planctomycetota bacterium genomic DNA contains:
- a CDS encoding transaldolase: DIQTNPPATNDAIASMNAAYERTVDKMPADAVLAEIDEKVDDDAMEKTLMEEGLAKFADPMKKLIATVAEKRSALI, from the coding sequence CGACATCCAAACCAACCCGCCCGCCACCAACGACGCCATCGCTTCGATGAACGCTGCTTACGAACGCACCGTCGACAAGATGCCCGCCGATGCCGTGCTGGCCGAGATCGACGAGAAGGTCGACGATGACGCGATGGAGAAAACGCTCATGGAAGAAGGGCTCGCCAAGTTCGCCGATCCGATGAAAAAGCTGATCGCGACGGTCGCCGAGAAGCGGTCGGCGCTGATTTAG